In Juglans regia cultivar Chandler chromosome 13, Walnut 2.0, whole genome shotgun sequence, the DNA window TTTTACTATTGGCCGCGTATACGgtgatcaataaataaaaataaaaatacccttctaaattcctttattttcctctcctctccctgCCACGTTTTCGTCATCCATAGCGTCGCATTACGTGGTCAACTGCCCAATTGGACCTCTCATTTATTGTTTACCCAAAATAACCTCCATCcaaaatagcattttttttttttgggaaaggttttctcaatttcatttaaaataaaaaaatacccattttcttaatattttcttaaaaagaaaataacccgatatccattttttttttaaagattgaaTACTGGTATCAATATGTTTATTAAtcacaatttattttcataaaccTTCGTTCGAACAAAATTTACAAAGAGAATTATAGAAATTATacctataattatataaaaaaatttatttttaaaaataaataaatatatgaaaaaaattagtttttaacaatatattttttaaatatgtaaaacttATACaactataattttaaatatatagcattattcattatattaatagatatccgatgaaaaatttatattatgataAAGAAAATTTTACGATCagctataaaattaatttttatatttgtttggatggcCAATGCCaaacatttctatttttttttaaaattatattctttattttcatatatcacattctctttatatatatatttgattaaatatgtgatatataaataataaatagaagaatttaataaatttaagaagaataaattttaaaattttaaaaaaatatgaaaaacatagaaaaagggttttttttttttttttttcctctacttaTGAGCATAGAAGGGTTATTAGGACTCTTTAATTAATCCAGCCCATCGTCGTAGCCCCCAAGGGATGGGACCCACCATGAGCGGCTGTCGCGTGCCGCATAGGGCAGCTAACACGTGGCAATCAAGCAGATTCCAATCTGTCACTGCGCCAGAAAATTGTGTATTGAATGAAAAAGGTAAGGGCGGACTGTGGGGTAGTACCgtaaatttacaaagatcatATATCGAGTTCTGTATTTCCCGGCTGTGGGTCCCCACACTGCTCTCTGAATCTGTCTTATAAGTTTATAACGCCTCTTCTCCTCTATATAACGGACATCGCTTCTGTCTCTTCAAAGAGAACCCACCTTCaaaactctctccctctctctcttcttgagctttcttgtttgttttccggGAAGCTGGCGGTTGGTTGGATTTGGCGCTCTGACTCCAGCCCCGAAAAATCTCTGCACGTGACGATCAGATTCTCGTTCGCaaatttgtaaaaaagaaaaaatagtctATGTTTTAGTTTCTTCGTTGCTTTCCCCTTTAATTTCTCCGAATCAGTCAGATTTTCCTTCAGTTTTCTCGGATATCATCACAGagctaaaaggaaaaaacaggCCTTGGATTCCGTTGGGGACGAAGTTGAACGGTTTAGATCTGTGAATTGTCTCGAGAAAGTAGTAGTGATAATTTCCAAGTTCTATATGTTTCGCCCCGGATTTATGGGTTTATCTGGATCAGGCTCCTCTTTTTTCGAAATTTGAGTATCGTTCGTGATTGAAATTCTAATACTAGATCTGAGTTTGAGACCTAAAAGAACTCAAGTTTatagaataaattatttaattttactccCTACTATATATTCGGGAACCCAACCGTCATTGAAATCTCGGTAGTTTTCGAAAATGTTCACGTGCTCGGGCTCGTATCTCCATCTCCGAACAAGCCCTTCCTGTGCTCTGCCTTCACTTAACAAGCCTTCCAACCAACAACCGAAACTCAATGCGGCTCCGAGAGCTCCTATTAGCCGGTTTAAAACACGTTGCTCGACGGCGAAGAAGTCAGTGAATGTAATAGACAAGAGATTCTTGGGCGCCCGATTGCGGGCGCCCAGATCGGAAAAGGTTCAACTTTGGCGGTCTGACGGGCCGGGGAGGTCACCTAAGCTGAGGGTCGTCGTCCGCTCGGCGCTTTCCGCGGTTCCGGAGAAGCCGCTAGGACTCTATGACCCGTCGTTCGATAAGGACTCGTGTGGGGTTGGGTTCGTCGCGGAGTTATCCGGCGAAAGTAGCCGTAAAACGGTAAGAATATCATTTCTAGTATGTATGTATGGAGGCGAGAACGGAGGGAGCTTTGCCTATTCTGCTTTTTGCAATCAATTTTATACATGCTATGTTTGTATTTACGCATGTATATTTTCGTGTATCTACGTATGTCTGTGTGTATCTTTCCTGTATGTATGTTTTGATTTCATGCATATGATTTCCTTGAATTGGATTTTTGGAGAGTATGTGGGTATGTCTGTGTTCTTTCATTGCCTATATGTGATGCGTGTTCATTGGTTGTTGAATATTGGGATTAGTTGTGTGTGATCTGAGGTAGGTGTGATGGTTTTGTTGTGGGGTTTTTTCTTGTCGTAGGTTACGGATGCTGTGGAGATGTTGATACGTATGTCACACAGAGGTGCTTGTGGCTGCGAAACTAACACTGGTGATGGAGCCGGAATTCTTGTCGGTCTTCCGCACGAGTTCTACAATGAggtattttttacttttaaaaaatgtatttctgTTCTTTTCACCTTTTCCTTTATTGTTCTTCTCCCGATTGGTTTTTGGTTAGTTTGACaggtttttgttaaaatatttgacCTTTCAGAGTATTGATAATAATGCCCGAAACTTTTTCTGTCTGTATTTCCCATTTTGCTTTAGTTGGTCCTCGAAGCATTTTCAACTACGAAAAAATCCTTTTATTGGGAAATCCTACAAATATATCCTCTCGTTGAGAgttattcttttttgttatattaacttttatatttcttttgagGGAAATTAGTCCCTCAAAAAGGGGTCCGAGGGAGAAATTTGCATCGAGTGTTATCATGTTTGCGGACTATCAAACCAAAGAACCTTTGATTTCTGTGATTTGCAATTAAAGTCAAGCTGCTGGGGTTTGGCTTTCTCTTTCCTTAATCCTTTTCCCTAAAATTTTCTTCCGTTCGTGgttgagatataaaattatgtaattattgtTCTTGGGCTGCCTTTTTTCAGGTTGCTAAGGATCATGGGTTTGAGCTTCCACCATCAGGGGAATATGCTGTTGGCATGTTCTTTTTGCCCAAATCTGAGAGTCGGAGGGAAGAAagcaaaaatgtatttacaaaggtaatttttgagtttgaaaattttgctaTTTGAGTATCACTTCCTATTTCTTGGTGGACTCTCTTAATTCTATTAAAGTGGTTTCTGCTACGTGCTTTGGTACCTCGTTTTCCAATTTTCTTTCTCTGCTTCTCATGTTATTGTTTCTCTTCCGAGGGATTATCTATTGATGAGATTCCTTTGCTTTTGTTTGAAGGTTGCGGAGTCCCTTGGGCATACTATTCTTGGGTGGCGACCTGTGCCAACAGATAACACAGGATTGGGCAATTCTGCATTGCAGACGGAACCGGTGGTTGAGCAAGTGTTCCTTACCCCTACTCCTCGGTCACAAGTTGATTTAGAGCAGCAGGTAGTTTTCCATCTCTGATATTCTACAAGTCAGTTACAGAGGTTTAAAGTGGAATGCATGATTATTTTGTGGTATTGTTAGGATAAGTTTTCTAAATaacattacttattaaaaaaaacgtTTTCTAAATAACATTATAGTCATGCTTTTGAAATTACCAAAAATTTGAACAAAGCTTTGCTGGATTATTTTgctaaattaattagttaaatcCCTTTGCTTGATTCAATGATCCTAGCAGTCAAActaattaaagtatttataaATGGAAGACACAAAGTATATGCTCATTTGCGGTTTATTTGTTTTCCAATGTAGTTAAGTTAGAACATCATGATAGCATTCTCCCACTTCTTTCTCTACAGATGTACATACTAAGGCGGGTTTCAATGATTTCTATCCGAGCTGCATTAAACCTTGAACATGGTGGTGCTAAGGACTTCTATATTTGTTCTCTCTCCTCAAGGTACATTTTTCAGAAAGCCACATTATTTGTTCTAGATGCTAGGTAGCATGTAatataagatgattttttagtaatgctactcatcatcccaacttccatcatccccccatcatcttatgatgtgtcattagatgattagaaattatttattatatttcacttataaacctatcacctaataccacatcatgggatgatgatgaaaattaggatgataaatagattttttcaagttttttttcctttttgcaaTCACATTGTCATTGATTTTGCCTGTTTTCTGCAGGACTGTTGTTTACAAAGGTCAGTTAAAGCCCGATCAGTTGAAGGATTATTATTATGCAGATATTGGCAATGAAAGGTTTACGAGCTACATGGCCCTGGTAAATATATTATCCATTcacttttcttctctctccacTAACTCTATACTCCAACAAACAGCATGGGAACAACCGGTAACTGAAGAGATGCAAGGTTGAGGAATGACTTCTGAGGCATTGAGGTTTGAATGATCTCTTAAGTTCTTCCACTCCCTTGATTACTGTTTGAATTTGGATGCTGGATTAGATACATTGGGTGAGTTGGTAAGAAAGCTTCATTATCGAGATAATCATGTTTGCAGAAACTTGGTGCCGCGCTCTTTGTGATCAGTTGTTGGGGATGAAAATGTCAATGGAGTGGTGGGAAGAAAATTGTGTTGGTTAAACTAGATTAGGGTTTCCAAGCATTATAGTGTCAGTGCAACTATAAGTGCCCGAACAGAATCTCACGGGCTGTTACCAAATCAATTTCTGAAGTGAATATATCAGATGTGATTGCCACTGACAATCTTGGTTCTTTTGATTTATGGTGCAGATACACTCTCGATTTTCAACAAATACATTTCCCAGCTGGGATCGTGCTCAACCCATGCGTATCTTGGGCCACAATGGAGAAATCAATACACTTAGAGGCAATGTAAACTGGTATGTCATCGAGTAAAAAGGTTCTTTTATGTTCTTAAGTGAATAGTGTAATTGTGTCTTGATTCTTGAGCTGTATAACTGATAAGGATACTTCTGTACATAAAATGGTATACACCAAGTTCTCAGTTTGATGTGATATGCTACCGGCACCTAAACTTAAGACACTATTTCTTGAGTTCACATCAAGAATGCCTGTTTATGGGTCAAGTTAGTAATGATGATGGATGCTAgtaatattttctcttaaagcTAAGCAAGAAAAAATCTTCAACATAGCTGATGCCCCCTGCATCAATAGCCCAGATTTTTATCTGAATGTGCTTACTTCTCAAGAAATGTAAATGTTGAATGATAGTTCATTAAGTGTAACATCTATTCAGCTGCTCAGTTAATGACTTCTTGTACTGGCTACAACATCTGGGAAGATAGGCCAGACTTCCagtgtttaaaattattaatattgctGTGTGGTAGTAAGGAATGTAGTCTCTGAGAATCCACTTGCTATAGAAGTCAAACTTGTTTATGACATTATAACCTTGATCTAAATGTTTCTCCACTGCCCTACTTGCCAACGACCTGCTTGTGCATTGTCAATTCACTATATTTCTAAAATGTTGGAAACAATTGGTAAATGGCCTTGCTAGCTGATTGATGGCTTATGGTCAAAGCtgattttattcatattttatcgTGAATAAGAATAATGAAAACGCAATGCCGACCCATTTTGCTTTTTTTGCAGGATGAAGGCACGTGAGGGTCTGTTAAAGTGCAAGGAACTTGGTCTTTCAGAGAATGAGTTAAAGAAGCTTCTACCTATTGTGGATGCCAGTTCATCTGATTCAGGTGAAGTTTTAGCTGGTATCTGGCATGTGTACATGCATcttttacctatatatatatatatatatatataatcttgcaTGTGTCCATATGTATATCTGTGAACATATGGAAATTCTTCCATGAACTAGCATCTCATTGCCTCTTTCATGTCCtgttttcagattttaattGGTAACATGTTCTATGGGATTCTGTACATCATCTTATCATATACTGACTTgctttatacattttttttcctctatagGAGCTTTTGACGGTGCCCTTGAGCTTCTGGTTCGAGCTGGTAGAAGTCTTCCTGAAGCAATCATGATGATGATTCCTGAGGCTTggcaaaatgataataatatggATCCTCATCGAAAGGCACTGTATGAATACTTCTCTGCTCTGATGGAGCCATGGGATGGGCCAGCTCTTATATCATGTaatagttctattttttttttgcaccaaCTCCACAAGTTTGCTTTAggtttcttctattttttagcTTTTAATGTGTAAAATCATATGCAGTTACTGATGGCCGCTATCTTGGAGCAACATTGGATCGCAATGGGCTGCGACCAGGTCGTTTCTATGTCACCCATAGTGGACGAGTTATAATGGCCAGTGAAGTTGGTGTAGTAGACATTCCACCTGAAGATGTGCTTAGGAAGGGAAGACTAAACCCAGGCATGATGCTTTTGGTGgattttcaaaatcatattgTTGTCGACGATGAAGCCTTGAAGCAGCAATACTCAATGGCAAGGCCTTATAGCGAGTGGCTAAAAAGGCAAAAAATTGAACTCAAGGACATAGTCGACTCTGTTCATGAATCTGAAAAGGTCCCTCCTCCAGTTGCCAGAGTGATTCCAGTAAGTATTTTATTACTGTTCTCCTTGATATTCCTTTGTGGACATTGCTCATATGGGATCTTGCCTTTTGTAACTGTAGGCATCTAGCAATGATGGTAGCATGGAAAACATGGGAATTCATGGTATATTGGCTCCATTAAAAGCTTTTGGGTACGTAAATCTCTGccttgctgctgctgcttttattttcatgtttttaaactttacaggaaatcattttcagttttggCTTCCCTATGCAGTTACACTGTTGAAGCCTTGGAAATGTTGTTGCTTCCCATGGCAAAAGATGGTGTAGAGGCCCTTGGTTCAATGGGAAACGATACTCCCTTGGCTGTAATGTCTAACCGAGAAAAGCTCACCTTTGAGTACTTCAAGCAAATGTTTGCCCAAGTTACAAACCCTCCAATTGATCCTATTCGGGAGAAGATAGTCACCTCAATGGAATGCATGATTGGTCCAGAAGGTGACCTGACGGAAACCACTGAAGAACAATGTCATCGTCTTTCGCTAAAAGGTCCTCTTTTATCCATTGAAGAAACAGAGGCAATTAAAAAGATGAATTACAGAGGTTGGCGTAGCAAAGTTCTGGACATTACTTATTCTAAGGACCGAGGTAGGAAGGGATTGGAGGAGACCTTGGACAGGATCTGTAATGAAGCACATGATGCAATTAAGGAGGGTTATACCTTGCTCGTGCTTTCTGATAGAGGTATCTCATTTTCTACTTTTATGCCTACATTTGATTGCAGTCACTGTTGTGCATTCACTGAGTTAACATGTATCTGCATTCATGTCTTTTGTATACGTCCCGTGTACATGGATCGTTCGTATTAATGAAATTgtcttcttacttatcaaaacaaaaaaacatgtaTCTGCATTCAACAGATAATTGGAAACCATGCAGAGTATCGAATTCATTTAttgactgattttttttttttaaaattctttgaTTGTATAGCTTTCTCACCTAATCGTGTTGCGGTAAGCTCCCTCTTGGCCGTTGGTGCTGTCCATCAACATCTTGTTAAAAAGCTCGAGCGCACTCAAGCTGGGTTAATAGTTGAAACTGCTGAGCCACGTGAGGTGCACCACTTCTGTACGCTTGTTGGGTTTGGTGCAGATGCTATATGCCCATACTTGGCCATAGAAGCCATTTGGAGATTACAAGTTGATGGAAAGATCCCACCCAAATCCAGCGGTAACTTTCATTCAAAGGAAGAGCTGGTCAGGAAGTACTTCAAAGCTAGCAACTATGGAATGATGAAGGTTCTTGCTAAGATGGGGATATCAACTTTGGCCTCTTACAAGGGTGCGCAGATATTTGAAGCTCTGGGTCTTTCATCAGAAGTGATTGAGAGGTGCTTTGCAGGAACTCCAAGTAGAGTTGAGGGTGCAACATTTGAGATGCTTGCTTTTGATAAACTTCATCTGCATGAGTTGGCATTTCCCTCTCGTGGTTTCCCTCCCAATAGTGCAGAAGCTGTAGCATTGCCTAATCCAGGTGATTATCATTGGAGAAAAGGTGGTGAGATTCACCTTAACGATCCCCTTGCTATAGCGAAGCTGCAAGAGGCTGCCCGAACTAACAGTGTTGCCGCCTACAAAGAGTACGCCAAGCTTGTtcataaattgaataaatcCTGCAATTTGCGGGGACTCTTGAAATTCAAAGCAGCAAAGGTGGAAGTTCCTTTGCATGAAGTGGAACCTGCCAGTGAGATTGTCAAACGGTTCTGTACTGGGGCCATGAGTTATGGATCTATCTCATTGGAGGCACACACAACCCTTGCTATCGCTATGAATAGAATGGGAGGAAAGTCGAATACAGGTTTTCCACCCCCCTCCCTTTATAGCTCCCAATTGTTCTTTTTGGTAACTAAGGCACTTTTGTTGATTAGCGTCTGGTCAAGGTTAAGCTAAATACCATATCAGGTTTTggaagttttcatttttacttatataaaaaaaaaaagttttcatttttgcaTCGCTTACATGTTTGGAATATCTTTAGACATTTCTTACACGttagttttttctatttttttttttaatttttgaaaaaacaactCAGTACTAGCTTATAGTGCGATTGACTTTCTGACGCTTCAATTTGTTAAATATGAAAGGTTAACTGTTCCTTTGAATTATACTAATGATATATTCCATTCATTGATTCTTCCTTTGAATTTTTGCTGAAGGCGAGGGAGGCGAGCAACCATCTCGCATGGAACCACTTCCAGATGGTTCAATGAACCCAAAAAGGAGTGCAATTAAGCAGGTTGCAAGTGGGAGATTTGGAGTTTCGAGTTATTACCTTACTAACGCTGATGAATTACAGATAAAAATGGCTCAGGTATCTGTTTATTAGTTTATGAATGGATGcccatcatttatatattttaatgtaaatatattcatttttgcCCTATTTCCTATTGGAACGGAGTTTCCTCTTGCTTATGGACCTAATTTCAAGGCAGATGATGCTGTGTCTGCAAAGCACCTCTGGGTGCCTTTGCATCTTTaattgatatatcatatatacatttGGCATTTTATGAGATTGAATATAAACTGAATTTGATAAATCTCTgtgattaatttgttttaactttGTGTTCATCATGGTTCAGGGGGCAAAGCCTGGTGAAGGGGGTGAACTTCCTGGCCACAAGGTTGTAGGCGAAATTGCGCTTACCCGGAATTCTACTGCTGGGGTGGGACTTATTAGTCCACCACCCCATCACGATATATATTCCATCGAAGACCTTGCCCAGTTAATTCATGATCTTAAGGTACGTGTAATGCTGTTTTTGCACTCATTACTTTGAGGCACaactaatcaaataaaatatctgTCCCATTGAAGGCCCTAGTAGGTTACTTCAGTGTATTCCCTTCCTCCTGGAAGgactttgtaatttttttttttatatatttttgggtgTCCTCTTTTGTTAGAGTAATGCTTGGCTGATATATGGGGCAAATGGGCcttaaaatttaattactctttatttttgaGCTATGGACAATCTGatgcttttcttttcaatttat includes these proteins:
- the LOC109013214 gene encoding glutamate synthase [NADH], amyloplastic isoform X1, whose protein sequence is MFTCSGSYLHLRTSPSCALPSLNKPSNQQPKLNAAPRAPISRFKTRCSTAKKSVNVIDKRFLGARLRAPRSEKVQLWRSDGPGRSPKLRVVVRSALSAVPEKPLGLYDPSFDKDSCGVGFVAELSGESSRKTVTDAVEMLIRMSHRGACGCETNTGDGAGILVGLPHEFYNEVAKDHGFELPPSGEYAVGMFFLPKSESRREESKNVFTKVAESLGHTILGWRPVPTDNTGLGNSALQTEPVVEQVFLTPTPRSQVDLEQQMYILRRVSMISIRAALNLEHGGAKDFYICSLSSRTVVYKGQLKPDQLKDYYYADIGNERFTSYMALIHSRFSTNTFPSWDRAQPMRILGHNGEINTLRGNVNWMKAREGLLKCKELGLSENELKKLLPIVDASSSDSGAFDGALELLVRAGRSLPEAIMMMIPEAWQNDNNMDPHRKALYEYFSALMEPWDGPALISFTDGRYLGATLDRNGLRPGRFYVTHSGRVIMASEVGVVDIPPEDVLRKGRLNPGMMLLVDFQNHIVVDDEALKQQYSMARPYSEWLKRQKIELKDIVDSVHESEKVPPPVARVIPASSNDGSMENMGIHGILAPLKAFGYTVEALEMLLLPMAKDGVEALGSMGNDTPLAVMSNREKLTFEYFKQMFAQVTNPPIDPIREKIVTSMECMIGPEGDLTETTEEQCHRLSLKGPLLSIEETEAIKKMNYRGWRSKVLDITYSKDRGRKGLEETLDRICNEAHDAIKEGYTLLVLSDRAFSPNRVAVSSLLAVGAVHQHLVKKLERTQAGLIVETAEPREVHHFCTLVGFGADAICPYLAIEAIWRLQVDGKIPPKSSGNFHSKEELVRKYFKASNYGMMKVLAKMGISTLASYKGAQIFEALGLSSEVIERCFAGTPSRVEGATFEMLAFDKLHLHELAFPSRGFPPNSAEAVALPNPGDYHWRKGGEIHLNDPLAIAKLQEAARTNSVAAYKEYAKLVHKLNKSCNLRGLLKFKAAKVEVPLHEVEPASEIVKRFCTGAMSYGSISLEAHTTLAIAMNRMGGKSNTGEGGEQPSRMEPLPDGSMNPKRSAIKQVASGRFGVSSYYLTNADELQIKMAQGAKPGEGGELPGHKVVGEIALTRNSTAGVGLISPPPHHDIYSIEDLAQLIHDLKNSNPTARISVKLVSEAGVGVVASGVVKGHADHVLISGHDGGTGASRWTGIKNAGLPWELGLAETHQTLVANDLRGRTVLQTDGQLKTGRDVAIATLLGAEEFGFSTAPLITLGCIMMRKCHKNTCPVGIATQDPVLRDKFAGEPEHVINFFFMVAEEMREIMSQLGFRTVTEMVGRSDMLEVDKEVTKNNEKLENIDLSLLLRPAAELRPEAAQYCVQKQDHGLDMALDQKLIPLCEAALEKSLPVYIEKPICNVNRAVGTMLSHEVTKRYQAAGLPADTIHIKFNGSAGQSLGAFLCPGITLELEGDSNDYVGKGLSGGKIVVYPPKESNFDPKENIVIGNVALYGATSGEAYFNGMAAERFCVRNSGAKAVVEGVGDHGCEYMTGGTVVVLGKTGRNFAAGMSGGIAYVLDMDGKFCSRCNPELVDLDKVEEEEDIMTLRMMAQQHQRHTNSQLAKEVLANFEILLPKFIKVIPREYKRVLASIKAEKASLEAVEDAAKKDEEKVEAELNGKDAFEELKKLAVASLNGKSNKNVEEGESLKRPTKVTDAVKHRGFIYYEREGVQYRDPNVRMNDWNEVMQESNPGPLLKTQSARCMDCGTPFCHQENSGCPLGNKIPEFNELVYQNRWREALDRLLETNNFPEFTGRVCPAPCEGSCVLGIIENPVSIKSIECAIIDKAFEEGWMVPRPPLKRTEKRVAIVGSGPAGLAAADQLNRMGHSVTVYERADRIGGLMMYGVPNMKADKVDIVERRVKLMDQEGVNFVVNANVGTDPLYSLDRLREENDAVVLAVGATKPRDLPVPGRELSGVHFAMEFLHANTKSLLDSNLKDGNYISAKGKKVVVIGGGDTGTDCIGTSIRHGCSGIINLELLPEPPQTRAPGNPWPQWPRIFRVDYGHQEAASKFGKDPRSFEVLTKRFLGDENGAVKGLEIVRVHWEKDASGKFQFKEVEGSEEIIEADLVLLAMGFLGPESIVVEKMGLEQDNRSNIKAEYGRFSTNVDGVFAAGDCRRGQSLVVWAISEGRQAAAQVDKYLIQEEKDLAVSPLIREDLIKRHNGLPKRHQDSSKHRVLT